A region from the Acyrthosiphon pisum isolate AL4f chromosome A1, pea_aphid_22Mar2018_4r6ur, whole genome shotgun sequence genome encodes:
- the LOC100159238 gene encoding thioredoxin domain-containing protein 17-like isoform X1 has translation MVHSHRTKNYDEFMALMKTLEESKQKTFVVFTGTPNESGESWCSDCVIADPVIKKQIEHNEEHLKDTNIVYAQVGTREEWKNNNDNPFKLDKKIRLQFLPTLLRWGTLHKLQVEECLKPDLLNMIFEDTEDDS, from the exons ATGGTCCACTCGCACCGTACAAAAAACTATGATGAGTTTATGGCGCTCATGAAAACATTGGAGGAATCAAAACAGAAGACTTTTGTCGTTTTCACGGGTACGCCCAATGAGAGTGGTGAGAGTTGGTGTTCAGACTGTGTTATAG CCGATCCAGTCATCAAGAAACAAATAGAACACAATGAGGAACATCTAAAAGACACAAATATTGTATATGCTCAAGTTGGCACAAGAGAAGA GTGGAAGAATAACAATGACAATCCATTTAAATTGGACAAAAAAATACGATTGCAGTTCTTACCTACACTGCTTAGATGGGGTACATTGCATAAACTCCAAGTAGAAGAATGTTTGAAACCCGATTTACTTAACATGATCTTCGAAGACACAGAAGATGATTCTTAA